The Thalassospira sp. ER-Se-21-Dark genome segment TGACAGCTGTATGGCGATTAGTCAAAACAAATAGAGAAGGGGCGGCCCGAAGGCCGCCCCTTTTGTAAAGACGTGTTTTGCTTTGCAGATTACTGCAGCAGACGCAGCAGGTTCTGCGGCATCTGGTTTGCCTGTGCGAGCATGGCAACACCGGACTGAACCAGGATCTGTTTTGAGGTGAAGGC includes the following:
- a CDS encoding flagellin, with the translated sequence AFTSKQILVQSGVAMLAQANQMPQNLLRLLQ